Proteins from a single region of Choloepus didactylus isolate mChoDid1 chromosome 10, mChoDid1.pri, whole genome shotgun sequence:
- the LOC119545399 gene encoding LOW QUALITY PROTEIN: lipocalin-1-like (The sequence of the model RefSeq protein was modified relative to this genomic sequence to represent the inferred CDS: substituted 1 base at 1 genomic stop codon), producing MQPLLLTLGLGLVAALRAQDPLAFPQEEPDVSGQXYLKAMVRDRVSEKKPESVTPLTITALDEGDLELKTATLTDGQCQELKVVLEKMDEPGKYSIYGGRRVVHLQEARARGHYIVYCEGELDGEQVRMGKLLGRDPENNPEALGEFREVVEGRGLDPESIFLPEQTVTPVTPSHVGHGAGRPSCVCPDGGGSPEGPASVPPPPPLFH from the exons ATGCAGCCCCTGCTCCTGACCCTTGGCCTTGGCCTGGTGGCGGCTCTGCGGGCACAGGACCCCCTGGCCTTCCCCCAGGAGGAGCCGGAT GTGTCGGGGCAGTGATACCTGAAGGCCATGGTAAGGGACAGGGTCTCCGAAAAGAAGCCAGAGTCAGTGACCCCCTTGACCATCACAGCCCTGGATGAGGGTGACCTTGAGCTGAAAACCGCCACGCT GACGGATGGTCAGTGCCAGGAGCTGAAAGTGGTCCTGGAGAAGATGGATGAGCCCGGCAAATACAGCATCT ACGGGGGCCGGCGGGTGGTGCACCTCCAGGAGGCGCGGGCGCGGGGCCACTACATCGTCTACTGCGAAGGCGAGCTCGACGGGGAGCAGGTCCGGATGGGGAAGCTCCTGG GGAGAGACCCGGAAAACAACCCGGAGGCCCTGGGAGAGTTTAGGGAGGTCGTGGAAGGCAGAGGCCTCGACCCGGAGAGCATCTTCCTCCCGGAGCAAACGG TCACCCCTGTCACCCCTTCCCACGTGGGCCATGGGGCCGGGAGACCCTCCTGTGTCTGCCCCGATGGGGGTGGCAGCCCGGAGGGTCCCGCATCTGTTCCTCCCCCGCCCCCACTGTTCCACTGA